In one window of Candidatus Woesearchaeota archaeon DNA:
- a CDS encoding mRNA surveillance protein pelota, giving the protein MRIIFSDFRNGLVKLKVEDLDDLWYLSQIIDPGDVLSGHSYRKVRIESGERGQTVRKSIFVKIKAEKIDFSEQMLKVNGTVLDGPDDVPRGSYHSLNIELDTVFSIEKERFPGYQIEKLREASDSAKSDLLICIFDREEAIFALLTRKGFSVLSELHGDVSKKGEPSVKGENFYQRIIKTLSDYDLRYHTPNIIAASPSFWKDELNRELRDDVIKKKIVFATCSSVKGEAINEILGREEIKGVLKKDRVARETSLVEELLKEISKDSLAVYGFRETSETVAMGAVSVLLVADSLIRKTRQENTFNGLERVMKQADSMGADVRLIGADSEAGRKLEGLGGIAAILRYRIR; this is encoded by the coding sequence ATGAGAATAATCTTTTCAGATTTCAGGAATGGCCTTGTGAAGCTGAAGGTTGAGGACTTGGATGATTTGTGGTATCTAAGCCAGATAATTGACCCAGGGGATGTCCTCTCTGGTCACAGCTACAGGAAGGTCCGCATCGAATCAGGAGAGCGCGGTCAGACTGTCAGGAAGAGCATTTTTGTGAAAATCAAGGCTGAGAAGATTGATTTCAGTGAACAGATGCTGAAGGTCAATGGCACTGTGCTTGATGGCCCTGATGATGTGCCCCGGGGTTCTTATCATAGCCTGAATATTGAACTTGATACGGTTTTCAGCATTGAGAAAGAGAGATTCCCAGGATACCAGATTGAGAAGCTCAGGGAGGCTTCGGATTCTGCCAAGAGCGACCTGCTGATATGCATCTTTGACAGGGAGGAAGCGATCTTTGCTCTCCTCACCAGGAAGGGCTTCAGTGTGCTCAGTGAGCTCCATGGTGATGTCTCGAAAAAAGGTGAGCCTTCTGTGAAGGGTGAGAATTTTTATCAGAGGATAATTAAGACATTGTCTGATTATGATTTGAGATATCATACACCAAACATAATTGCCGCCAGTCCGTCATTCTGGAAGGATGAGCTGAACAGGGAGCTCAGGGATGATGTGATAAAGAAGAAGATTGTGTTTGCCACCTGCTCGAGCGTGAAGGGAGAGGCCATCAATGAGATTCTCGGGAGAGAGGAGATAAAGGGTGTGTTGAAGAAGGACAGGGTTGCCAGGGAGACTTCATTGGTTGAAGAGCTGCTTAAGGAAATCTCGAAGGACAGTCTTGCTGTGTATGGGTTCAGGGAGACTTCCGAGACTGTTGCCATGGGTGCTGTTTCGGTTCTGTTGGTCGCAGATTCTCTGATAAGGAAGACGAGGCAGGAGAACACTTTCAATGGCTTGGAAAGGGTCATGAAGCAGGCTGATTCGATGGGTGCTGATGTCCGCCTTATAGGTGCTGATTCAGAAGCAGGGAGGAAGCTTGAAGGTTTGGGGGGGATTGCCGCCATCTTAAGATATAGGATAAGATGA
- a CDS encoding transglycosylase SLT domain-containing protein → MAALKAILKKSAVKIGEKIKENYTEYMKKRENRYAPQTAPKKGVLATIGIGGLALGKLLFSKGKQVTERPDIGTWMIWLGLAAWITELGIWGLRPWDLLWGSKDIIAFAATYQAFIVHTMVLFVVLFLAEGDFVLIFKTIMLILGGYITFIILPSLIKILNLPPLYSDVAISVMAVFIISVLATRVTTSYAAQAFVMHTAMPHLSTAYSILWKNINDPTWTPILTALSFIFIGAYWPYWIIFGAKISGSKFAKWLNIIIFLAIFLFLLVPIMKDAYTQRTELPVSQEGLQRMATLTGPTAKEAVQDFITWVTTLPTKTTSLYQRQIDYATGGDYYTGKVDENQEEPLGVYIKDLEPSSPKFDFKEPVTVWGLMYARTIENDIQVNLSCNASKSKILNNGIVSPSRPIKVTTLDEVDISCGFNSSTLPLGTNNVYINALFNFETMSYLRTYFMADHRIRSLRREGVDPLQQYDIIDTNPVAVYTNGPLYVGMETKKPPIGVGENDTVPPRLGITLDNRWEGQVKKFTKIEIHVPEETNLTDCDWNHKFNISDAQEEGYKIYSLSEEGLKNLGTLNDGYKNINCRIGVVDPEGLLGDQPITTKYFKMTAEYVYELSESVPVEVFCADPTSPECKTYQGRGSYSGTNFDFQQSDILYPSEANKKIVEKIIETWHPTILEHTSTYNVPYCLIVGTIAQESGGNVNAVSGTGSTGLMQFIISTARDYGIDRNDPKDSIKGGTLFYRDLLNHFSRYGAPWKYTFSIASYNGGQGTVDKAIQKLGTYSVTWQDVSSQLTPELLKSTGDPAYTDPSFDLDRKIEEIRKHVPRVQGYTMYCEEFMGSQNIVVTPTEDDFDTTSITLEFRKGEEKELDKDKKIKAKLTNFVENKAAYYTITALDRTYQLMTNTTESWPTTNPFIKSQVTKYTNETVTSSFTIANAASINKEFVRYGIAITPTMYQEKRETIFENHLYGFYDDTNNQHRFTLLTPDNKVLCTMFLSAQSPVQTCSAIPRLKATIFDANRYDKIAINIAYEPEPK, encoded by the coding sequence ATGGCAGCATTGAAGGCCATACTGAAGAAATCAGCTGTCAAAATCGGCGAGAAAATAAAAGAGAATTATACAGAATACATGAAGAAGAGAGAGAACAGATACGCCCCTCAAACCGCCCCAAAAAAAGGCGTCCTGGCCACCATCGGCATCGGCGGGCTGGCACTGGGGAAATTACTCTTTTCAAAAGGCAAGCAGGTGACGGAAAGGCCGGATATCGGCACATGGATGATCTGGCTCGGCCTTGCAGCATGGATAACTGAACTGGGCATCTGGGGACTGAGGCCGTGGGACCTTCTATGGGGCAGCAAAGATATTATTGCATTCGCAGCAACCTATCAAGCTTTCATAGTACATACCATGGTCCTCTTTGTGGTGCTCTTCCTGGCAGAAGGCGATTTTGTCCTGATCTTCAAGACAATAATGCTCATCTTAGGCGGTTATATAACATTCATCATCCTGCCTTCACTGATTAAGATCCTCAACCTGCCACCTCTCTATTCAGATGTTGCAATATCTGTCATGGCTGTCTTCATAATATCAGTGCTCGCCACCAGAGTCACGACAAGCTACGCTGCACAGGCATTTGTCATGCACACTGCGATGCCACACCTCAGCACGGCTTATTCAATCCTATGGAAAAACATAAATGACCCCACATGGACACCAATACTGACGGCATTAAGCTTCATCTTCATAGGGGCATATTGGCCATATTGGATAATATTCGGCGCAAAAATATCAGGATCAAAATTCGCCAAATGGCTTAATATCATAATATTTCTCGCAATCTTCCTGTTCCTGCTCGTCCCTATCATGAAAGATGCCTACACACAGAGGACAGAACTCCCAGTCTCCCAAGAGGGCCTTCAAAGAATGGCCACTTTGACCGGGCCGACTGCCAAAGAAGCTGTGCAAGACTTCATAACATGGGTAACAACCCTGCCAACCAAGACGACAAGCCTATACCAAAGGCAGATAGACTATGCTACCGGCGGGGATTACTACACGGGCAAAGTAGACGAGAACCAAGAGGAACCACTCGGTGTCTACATAAAAGACCTTGAGCCAAGCAGCCCGAAGTTCGATTTCAAAGAACCAGTGACAGTCTGGGGGCTCATGTATGCGAGGACAATAGAGAATGACATCCAAGTGAACCTCAGCTGCAATGCAAGCAAGTCAAAAATCCTGAACAACGGGATTGTGTCGCCATCCAGGCCGATAAAGGTGACAACACTGGATGAAGTCGACATCAGCTGCGGATTCAACTCAAGCACGCTGCCCCTCGGCACGAACAATGTATACATCAATGCATTGTTCAATTTCGAGACGATGTCCTACCTGCGTACATACTTCATGGCAGACCACAGGATAAGAAGCCTGAGGAGAGAAGGGGTAGATCCACTGCAGCAGTATGACATAATAGACACGAATCCGGTCGCTGTATACACAAACGGGCCGCTCTATGTCGGCATGGAGACAAAAAAGCCGCCGATAGGAGTCGGTGAGAATGATACAGTGCCTCCCAGGTTGGGAATAACCCTGGACAACAGGTGGGAAGGGCAAGTAAAGAAATTCACCAAGATAGAGATCCACGTGCCTGAAGAGACAAACCTCACAGACTGCGACTGGAACCACAAGTTCAACATATCAGATGCACAAGAAGAAGGCTATAAAATATATTCACTCAGCGAAGAAGGCCTGAAGAATCTCGGCACATTGAATGATGGTTACAAGAACATAAACTGCAGGATAGGTGTTGTGGATCCTGAAGGACTGCTCGGGGACCAGCCCATCACGACAAAATACTTCAAGATGACAGCAGAGTATGTATATGAACTCTCAGAAAGCGTCCCGGTCGAGGTGTTCTGCGCAGACCCGACAAGCCCAGAATGCAAGACCTACCAGGGCAGGGGTAGCTATTCAGGAACAAATTTTGATTTCCAGCAGTCAGACATACTATACCCTTCTGAAGCCAACAAGAAGATAGTGGAAAAAATCATCGAGACATGGCACCCTACCATCTTGGAGCACACTTCAACATACAATGTCCCATACTGCCTGATTGTGGGCACAATAGCACAGGAATCAGGAGGGAATGTCAATGCAGTTTCAGGTACAGGAAGCACAGGATTGATGCAGTTCATAATCAGCACTGCCAGAGATTATGGAATAGACCGCAATGACCCAAAAGATTCAATAAAAGGCGGGACATTGTTCTACAGAGATCTCCTGAACCATTTCAGCAGATATGGGGCTCCATGGAAATACACATTCTCGATAGCATCATACAATGGGGGGCAAGGCACAGTGGACAAGGCAATCCAGAAACTTGGAACATATTCAGTGACATGGCAGGATGTATCTTCGCAGCTCACACCAGAACTGCTGAAGAGCACAGGGGATCCGGCATACACCGACCCAAGCTTTGACCTTGACAGGAAAATCGAGGAGATAAGAAAGCATGTGCCGAGAGTGCAAGGATACACGATGTACTGCGAAGAGTTCATGGGCTCACAAAATATTGTGGTAACACCAACTGAAGATGATTTCGACACCACAAGCATAACACTCGAGTTCAGGAAAGGGGAGGAAAAGGAGCTGGACAAGGATAAAAAAATCAAGGCTAAACTCACAAACTTCGTGGAGAACAAGGCAGCATACTACACAATCACTGCACTAGACAGGACATACCAACTGATGACAAATACAACAGAATCCTGGCCGACAACAAATCCATTCATAAAATCCCAAGTCACAAAATACACAAATGAAACTGTGACCTCATCATTCACAATAGCAAATGCCGCATCAATCAACAAAGAATTTGTCAGATATGGCATTGCGATAACACCGACAATGTATCAGGAGAAGAGAGAAACAATATTTGAGAATCATCTATATGGTTTCTATGATGACACAAACAACCAACACAGATTCACACTGCTGACCCCTGACAACAAGGTATTGTGCACAATGTTCCTATCAGCGCAAAGCCCAGTACAAACCTGCTCTGCAATACCCCGGCTGAAAGCCACAATATTTGATGCAAACAGATATGACAAGATAGCAATAAACATAGCCTATGAGCCTGAACCAAAATGA